In Anopheles gambiae chromosome 2, idAnoGambNW_F1_1, whole genome shotgun sequence, a single window of DNA contains:
- the LOC1274042 gene encoding N-sulphoglucosamine sulphohydrolase gives MSWHTELLLSLVLLSSVPSEAKNVLLLLADDGGFEMGAYRNRIVQTPFLDALAKESLIFNNAYASVSSCSPSRASILTGMPEHQNGQYGLHNGVHNFNSLPKVHSISSVLGKAGIRTGLIGKKHVGPDETYKFDYERTEEQYPINQVGRNITQIKLFVREFLQQTKSTSNEPFFLMVSFHDPHRCGHVTPQYGSFCERWGSGEEGMGLIPDWHPIYYVWDEIDLPYYVPDTQPARYDLAAQYTTISRLDQGVGLVLKELRDAGLEDDTLVVYTSDNGPPMPAARTNLYDPGMAEPMFIRSPEKGVRRNEVTYSMTSHLDLVPTILEWFNLTHPQPTTLTGRSLLPLLFQEPSNQPDDAVFASQSFHEITMAYPMRAIRTKRYKLIHNLNYQLPFPIDQDFYVSPTFQDILNRTLANQPVPWYKTLRTYYHRPEWELYDLKMDPTESRNLFGKSSMKDTFQQLSERLQKWLEVTKDPFRCAPDGVLQDTGEYLNIPTCLPLGH, from the exons ATGTCGTGGCACACGGAACTGTTGCTAAGTctggttttgttgtcatcCGTTCCATCCGAGGCCAAAAATGTGTTGCTTCTATTGG CTGATGATGGCGGCTTCGAGATGGGCGCTTATCGGAACCGAATCGTGCAAACTCCTTTCTTGGATGCATTGGCGAAAGAGAGTCTCATCTTCAACAACGCGTATGCTTCGGTAAGCAGCTGTTCGCCGTCACGCGCCTCAATACTGACGGGCATGCCGGAGCACCAAAATGGCCAGTACGGACTGCACAATGGGGTGCACAATTTCAACTCCCTGCCGAAGGTGCACAGCATTTCATCGGTGCTCGGAAAGGCCGGCATACGAACGGGTTTGATCGGAAAAAAACATGTCGGACCGGACGAAACGTACAAGTTTGACTACGAGCGCACCGAGGAACAGTACCCGATCAATCAGGTCGGACGTAACATTACGCAGATAAAGCTCTTCGTTAGAGAATTTCTGCAGCAAACCAAGTCAACCAGCAACGAGCCATTCTTCCTGATGGTATCGTTCCACGATCCACATCGATGCGGTCATGTGACGCCCCAGTATGGTAGCTTCTGTGAGCGATGGGGCTCGGGAGAGGAGGGAATGGGATTGATTCCGGACTGGCATCCGATCTACTACGTGTGGGATGAGATCGATCTACCGTACTACGTGCCAGACACGCAACCAGCTCGATACGATCTAGCTGCACAGTACACAACCATCTCACGGCTTGATCAGGGTGTTGGTTTGGTACTGAAAGAGCTGCGCGATGCAGGCCTTGAGGACGACACGCTGGTCGTGTACACCTCCGACAATGGACCGCCAATGCCCGCGGCAAGAACCAATCTGTACGATCCAGGCATGGCGGAACCAATGTTCATACGATCACCAGAGAAGGGCGTTCGCCGCAACGAAGTGACGTACTCGATGACAAGCCATCTTGATCTCGTCCCGACGATCCTCGAGTGGTTTAATCTCACCCATCCGCAGCCGACCACACTAACCGGGCGGAGTTTACTGCCGCTCCTGTTCCAAGAGCCATCTAATCAACCGGATGATGCTGTGTTTGCGAGTCAGAGCTTCCACGAGATCACCATGGCCTACCCGATGAGAGCGATACGGACGAAGCGCTACAAGCTGATTCACAATCTTAACTATCAGCTACCGTTTCCGATTGATCAGGATTTCTACGTGTCCCCCACGTTCCAAGACATTCTCAATCGCACACTCGCAAATCAACCAGTTCCGTGGTACAAAACGCTTCGTACGTACTATCACCGTCCCGAGTGGGAGTTGTACGATCTGAAGATGGATCCGACCGAGTCGAGAAATCTGTTCGGGAAGAGCAGCATGAAGGACACATTCCAGCAGTTGAGTGAACGTTTGCAGAAGTGGCTGGAAGTAACAAAGGATCCGTTCCGCTGCGCTCCGGACGGTGTTCTACAGGACACCGGGGAATACCTCAACATTCCAACTTGTCTACCATTAGGACATTAG
- the LOC1274041 gene encoding ras-related protein Rab-4B has product MSESYDYLFKFLIIGRAGSGKSCLLHHFIENKFKEDSSHTIGVEFGSRIVNVGGKSIKLQIWDTAGQERFRSVTRSYYRGAAGALLVYDTTSRDSFNVLWNWLNDARTLASQNICILLVGNKKDLEEDREVTFLEASNFAQENELIFLETSAKTGENVEEAFLKCSKTILAKIETGELDPERIGSGIQYGDTSARNAAGTLASGQQPRSRLRPDCSGGGGSCRS; this is encoded by the exons ATGTCGGAGTCCTACG ATTATCTTTTCAAGTTTCTCATCATTGGCCGTGCTGGTAGTGGCAAATCCTGCTTGCTTCATCACTTTATCGAGAACAAGT TTAAGGAGGACAGCTCACATACAATCGGGGTCGAATTTGGATCCCGGATCGTGAATGTCGGCGGCAAATCGATAAAGCTACAGATTTGGGATACGGCTGGACAGGAGCGTTTTCGATCGGTGACGCGGTCGTACTatcgtggtgctgctggtgctttgCTGGTGTACGATACGACCTCACGGGACAGCTTCAATGTGCTCTGGAACTGGCTGAACGATGCGCGTACGTTGGCAAGCCAGAACATCTGCATACTGCTCGtgggaaacaaaaaagatcTGGAAGAGGATCGCGAGGTCACGTTCCTGGAGGCGAGCAACTTTGCGCAGGAGAACGAGCTCATCTTTCTAGAGACGAGCGCCAAGACGGGTGAAAACGTAGAGGAGGCATTCCTGAAATGCTCCAAAACCATCCTTGCGAAGATCGAAACGGGGGAGCTCGATCCGGAACGGATTGGCAGTGGCATTCAGTACGGGGACACCTCGGCACGCAATGCGGCCGGAACGCTCGCGAGCGGACAGCAGCCGAGGAGCCGACTGCGGCCGGATTGttccggcggcggcggcagttgCCGATCGTAG
- the LOC1274043 gene encoding dentin sialophosphoprotein, translating to MDKCKLIKEINKLQTLLKTRRVVIIHKLVRLSKLFTAKAATSSDPRAQKKAENYVAILTNIKSLSPATLLEKVIQYQPAKNWQPADPPSIEQRSIARFMEDEKLVRHLKSLEGQFGKGEKSKLLEVLKKKSKIKTSVNKQKKKERIAKRLAKEEKKKQNTGKQNDASDNKKKLKRKLDNDGTDVVQQTRIASYESDDGSEPRSIKLNESDQSDEEEQFDQRSSPSVSVSESDPDYASDEDSDANALESRKNYVSVAKPKKAIDQESKPIISEPELPYNQSLPAKKKVVNYKAPEDDDEEDGVELLTDSFFITETGERYVAVAPKLKPRAEGDEESEEEEEESWKFANKRKKREQQWQEQDNDEELDFGQNYTTHSKASNLGGKGKFANGKQMYNQSSKINEDLHPSWAAKQAQQGIKPFAGKKVVFDAEDGDTNMKPVGTNRYPNKSDSQSDLHPSWAAKQAQQGIKPFAGKKIVFDAEDGDTNMKPVATNRFPSKSDRQSDLHPSWAAKQAQQGIKPFAGKKIVFDGEDGDTNMKPVATNRFPSKSEKQSDLHPSWAAKQAQQGIKPFAGKKVVFDAEDGDTNMKPVATNRYPSKSDRQSDLHPSWAAKQAQQGIKPFAGKKVVFDADDNDNERAEFTSNQPKSDNFNSKSDLHPSWAAKQARNGTKIFDGNGTRSFPPKHTSNNDLHPSWAAKQAQSGIKPFAGKKIAFNDDDNDGSNHGDPTVIKRMHPTDNRKNNDLHLAKQARNAVLPFNSGRSAYGKGVHKSQADNSDLHPSWAAKQAQSGIKPFAGKKITFDAE from the exons ATGGATAAATGTAAACTAATTAAAGAG ATTAACAAACTCCAAACGCTTCTGAAAACAAGACGCGTTGTCATCATCCACAAGTTGGTACGACTGAGCAAGCTGTTCACGGCGAAAGCTGCAACGAGTTCTGATCCGCGTGCCCAAAAAAAGGCGGAAAACTACGTGGCCATCCTTACCAACATTAAATCACTCTCTCCTGCTACATTGTTGGAGAAAGTCATACAATATCAGCCTGCGAAAAATTGGCAGCCGGCGGATCCGCCCTCTATTGAACAGCGCAGCATTGCCCGGTTTATGGAAGATGAGAAGCTAGTTCGGCACCTCAAATCGCTCGAAGGTCAATTTGGCAAAGGTGAAAAATCAAAGCTGCTTGAGGTCCTTAAGAAGAAGAGTAAGATAAAAACATCCGTGaacaagcagaagaaaaaggaaaggattGCGAAGCGGCTAGCAAAAGaggagaaaaagaagcaaaacaccGGAAAACAAAATGACGCGTCCGATAAcaagaaaaaactgaaacgTAAGCTGGATAACGATGGAACGGATGTTGTGCAACAAACAAGAATTGCTTCGTACGAATCGGACGACGGCTCTGAGCCGCGGAGCATTAAGTTGAATGAATCCGATCAATCTGATGAGGAAGAGCAGTTCGACCAACGAAGTTCTCCTAGCGTGTCCGTCAGTGAAAGCGATCCCGATTACGCCAGTGATGAAGATTCGGACGCTAATGCTTTGGAATCACGGAAAAATTATGTTTCTGTCGCTAAGCCGAAGAAAGCTATTGACCAGGAAAGCAAACCGATCATCAGCGAACCTGAACTACCATATAATCAAAGTCTTCCAGCGAAAAAGAAGGTTGTAAATTACAAAGCAcccgaggacgacgacgaagaagaCGGAGTTGAGCTGTTAACGGACAGCTTCTTCATTACGGAAACGGGAGAACGGTACGTGGCAGTCGCTCCAAAACTCAAACCTCGGGCAGAAGGCGATGAAGAatcggaagaagaagaagaagaaagctgGAAGTTTGCCAATAAGCGGAAAAAACGAGAGCAGCAATGGCAAGAACAGGATAATGATGAAG AACTGGACTTTGGGCAGAACTATACGACGCACAGCAAAGCAAGTAACCTTGGCGGGAAAGGAAAGTTTGCCAATGGGAAGCAAATGTATAATCAATCGTCTAAAATTAACGAGGATCTTCATCCGTCTTGGGCTGCCAAACAGGCTCAGCAAGGCATTAAACCTTTCGCTGGCAAAAAGGTGGTATTTGACGCAGAGGATGGTGATACAAACATGAAACCAGTTGGCACCAACCGATATCCCAACAAATCTGATAGTCAAAGCGATCTTCATCCGTCTTGGGCGGCCAAACAGGCCCAGCAAGGAATTAAACCTTTCGCTGGCAAAAAGATTGTGTTTGACGCAGAGGATGGTGATACAAATATGAAACCAGTTGCCACCAACCGATTTCCAAGTAAATCTGATAGACAAAGCGATCTTCATCCGTCTTGGGCGGCCAAACAGGCCCAGCAAGGAATTAAACCTTTTGCTGGCAAAAAGATTGTGTTTGACGGCGAAGATGGTGATACAAATATGAAACCCGTTGCCACTAACCGATTTCCCAGCAAATCTGAAAAACAAAGCGATCTTCATCCGTCTTGGGCGGCCAAACAGGCCCAGCAAGGAATTAAACCTTTTGCTGGCAAAAAGGTGGTATTTGACGCAGAGGATGGTGATACAAACATGAAACCAGTTGCCACCAACCGATATCCCAGTAAATCTGATAGACAAAGCGATCTTCATCCGTCTTGGGCGGCCAAACAGGCCCAGCAAGGAATTAAACCTTTCGCTGGCAAAAAGGTGGTGTTTGACGcggatgataatgataatgaacGGGCAGAATTTActtccaaccaaccaaaaagcGACAATTTCAATAGCAAATCAGACCTTCATCCTTCGTGGGCGGCGAAGCAAGCGCGAAATGGAACTAAAATTTTTGACGGGAATGGTACGAGGAGCTTTCCACCAAAGCACACCTCAAACAATGATCTTCACCCATCGTGGGCGGCTAAACAAGCACAGAGCGGAATTAAACCATTTGCCGGCAAAAAGATTGCAttcaatgatgatgataatgacggCAGTAACCACGGCGACCCGACCGTTATAAAACGAATGCACCCGACAGATAATCGGAAAAACAACGATCTACACCTTGCAAAGCAGGCCCGGAATGCTGTACTACCTTTTAACAGTGGTAGATCAGCATACGGCAAAGGTGTTCACAAGTCTCAAGCTGACAACTCTGACCTACATCCGTCCTGGGCTGCGAAACAGGCCCAGAGCGGAATCAAACCTTTCGCGGGTAAAAAAATTACGTTTGACGCCGAATAA